Proteins from one Loktanella sp. M215 genomic window:
- a CDS encoding pyruvate carboxylase, with protein MTDFKKILIANRGEIAIRVMRAANEMGKKTVAVYAEEDKLSLHRFKADEAYRIGEGMGPVAAYLSIAEIIRVAKACGADAIHPGYGLLSENPDFVDACDAAGIVFIGPKAKTMRELGDKASARQVAIAAGVPVIPATDVLGDDMKKIKKQAAEVGYPLMLKASWGGGGRGMRPINSEKELEEKVREGRREAEAAFGNGEGYLEKMIIKARHVEVQILGDQQGNIYHLWERDCSVQRRNQKVVERAPAPYLSGAQREKICNLGKKICQHVNYECAGTVEFLMDMETGEFYFIEVNPRVQVEHTVTEEVTGIDIVRAQILIAEGKSLMEATGCASQYDVKLDGHALQCRVTTEDPQNNFIPDYGRIQMYRSATGPGIRLDGGTAYTGAVITRYYDSLLTKVTARAPTPEMAIARMDRALREFRIRGVSTNIAFVENLLKHPTFLNNEYHTKFIDQTPELFDFKARRDRATKILTYVADITVNGHPETAGRARPAAEVKLPVAPVKSLDQMIPGTRQILDEQGPKAVAQWMKDQPQLLITDTTMRDGHQSLLATRMRSIDMIAVAPTYAAKMHQLFSVECWGGATFDVAYRFLQECPWQRLRDIREKMPNIMTQMLLRASNGVGYTNYPDNVVQSFVAQAATSGVDVFRVFDSLNWVENMRVAMDAVIKADKVCEASICYTGDMLDPDRSKYDLKYYVGMAKELEAAGAHVLGLKDMAGLLKAPAAAQLFKALKEEVGLPIHFHTHDTSGAAISTVLAASAAGVDCVDAAMDSFSGNTSQPTLGSIVEALRRTDRDTGLDIAAIREISNYWEHVRAHYLAFESGQQAPASEVYLHEMPGGQFTNLKAQARSLGLEERWHEVAQTYADVNRMFGDIVKVTPSSKVVGDMALMMVSQGLTRAQVEDPAVDVSFPDSVIDMMRGSLGQPPGGWPDGIQKKVLKGEKPTTDRPGKHLKPVDLDKVRAELAEKVGFAPDDEDLNGYLMYPKVYTDYAARHEIYGPVRALPTKTFFYGMEPGEEISTEIDPGKTLEIRMQAVSDMNEDGEVKVFFELNGQPRTIRVLNRLASADKVKNRKAEPGNPAQIGAPMPGVVATVAAQAGAKVKAGDLLLTIEAMKMETGIHAERDAVIKAVLVSAGSQIDAKDLLIEFE; from the coding sequence ATGACCGACTTCAAGAAAATCCTGATTGCGAACCGTGGTGAAATCGCGATCCGCGTGATGCGCGCCGCCAACGAAATGGGCAAGAAGACGGTCGCCGTCTATGCGGAAGAGGACAAGCTCTCGCTCCACCGCTTCAAGGCCGACGAGGCCTACCGCATCGGCGAGGGGATGGGTCCGGTCGCGGCTTATCTGAGCATCGCCGAGATCATCCGCGTCGCCAAGGCCTGCGGCGCCGACGCGATCCATCCGGGCTACGGCCTGCTGTCGGAAAACCCCGATTTCGTCGATGCCTGCGACGCCGCCGGCATCGTCTTCATCGGCCCCAAGGCCAAGACGATGCGCGAACTCGGTGACAAGGCCTCCGCCCGTCAGGTCGCCATCGCCGCCGGCGTCCCCGTCATCCCCGCCACGGACGTGCTGGGCGACGACATGAAGAAGATCAAGAAGCAGGCGGCAGAGGTCGGCTATCCCCTGATGCTCAAGGCCTCATGGGGCGGCGGTGGCCGCGGCATGCGCCCGATCAATTCCGAAAAGGAACTGGAGGAAAAGGTCCGCGAGGGCCGCCGCGAGGCCGAAGCCGCCTTCGGCAACGGCGAGGGTTATCTGGAAAAGATGATCATCAAGGCCCGCCACGTCGAGGTGCAGATCCTCGGCGATCAACAGGGCAACATCTATCACCTCTGGGAACGCGACTGCTCCGTCCAGCGCCGCAACCAGAAGGTCGTCGAACGCGCGCCCGCGCCCTACCTCTCCGGTGCACAGCGCGAAAAGATCTGCAATCTCGGCAAGAAGATCTGCCAGCACGTGAACTACGAATGCGCCGGCACCGTCGAATTCCTGATGGATATGGAGACGGGTGAATTCTACTTCATCGAGGTGAACCCCCGCGTGCAGGTCGAACACACCGTGACCGAAGAAGTCACCGGCATCGACATCGTCCGCGCCCAGATCCTGATCGCCGAGGGCAAAAGCCTGATGGAGGCGACGGGCTGCGCCTCTCAATACGACGTGAAACTCGACGGCCATGCGCTGCAATGCCGTGTCACGACCGAGGACCCGCAGAACAACTTCATCCCCGACTACGGCCGCATCCAGATGTACCGCTCGGCCACCGGTCCGGGCATCCGCCTTGACGGCGGCACCGCCTACACCGGCGCCGTCATCACGCGCTACTACGATTCGCTGCTGACCAAGGTCACGGCCCGCGCGCCGACGCCGGAAATGGCGATCGCCCGCATGGACCGCGCCCTGCGCGAATTCCGCATCCGGGGGGTGTCGACGAACATCGCCTTCGTCGAAAACCTGCTGAAACACCCGACGTTTCTGAACAACGAATACCACACGAAATTCATCGACCAGACGCCAGAGCTCTTCGATTTCAAGGCCCGCCGCGACCGCGCGACCAAGATCCTGACCTACGTGGCCGACATCACCGTGAACGGTCACCCGGAAACCGCAGGCCGTGCGCGCCCCGCGGCAGAGGTGAAATTGCCCGTCGCCCCGGTGAAATCGCTGGACCAGATGATCCCCGGCACCCGCCAGATCCTTGACGAGCAAGGCCCCAAAGCGGTCGCCCAGTGGATGAAGGACCAGCCGCAGCTGCTGATCACCGACACCACGATGCGCGACGGCCACCAGTCCCTGCTGGCGACGCGTATGCGGTCCATCGACATGATCGCGGTCGCCCCCACCTACGCCGCCAAGATGCACCAGCTGTTCAGCGTCGAATGCTGGGGTGGTGCCACCTTCGACGTCGCCTACCGCTTTCTGCAAGAATGTCCGTGGCAGCGCCTGCGCGACATCCGCGAAAAGATGCCCAACATCATGACGCAGATGCTGCTGCGCGCCTCGAACGGCGTGGGCTACACGAACTATCCCGACAACGTGGTGCAAAGCTTCGTGGCACAGGCCGCGACCTCTGGCGTCGACGTGTTCCGCGTGTTCGATTCGCTGAACTGGGTCGAAAACATGCGCGTCGCCATGGACGCCGTGATCAAGGCGGACAAGGTCTGCGAAGCCTCGATCTGCTATACCGGCGACATGCTTGACCCTGACCGGTCCAAGTACGACCTGAAATACTACGTCGGCATGGCCAAAGAGCTTGAGGCCGCAGGCGCCCACGTCCTCGGCCTGAAAGACATGGCCGGTCTGCTGAAGGCTCCCGCCGCAGCCCAGCTGTTCAAGGCGCTGAAGGAAGAAGTCGGCCTGCCGATCCACTTCCACACCCACGACACCTCGGGCGCCGCGATCTCGACCGTGCTGGCCGCCTCCGCCGCCGGGGTCGATTGCGTCGATGCGGCAATGGACAGCTTCTCTGGCAACACCTCGCAACCGACGCTCGGGTCCATCGTCGAGGCGCTGCGCCGCACCGACCGCGACACCGGCCTCGACATCGCGGCGATCCGCGAGATTTCGAACTACTGGGAACACGTCCGCGCCCATTACCTCGCGTTCGAGTCCGGCCAGCAGGCCCCCGCGTCCGAAGTCTATCTGCACGAAATGCCCGGCGGCCAGTTCACCAACCTCAAGGCGCAGGCGCGCTCTCTCGGGCTGGAAGAACGCTGGCACGAGGTCGCCCAGACCTATGCGGACGTGAACCGCATGTTCGGCGACATCGTCAAGGTCACGCCATCGTCGAAAGTCGTGGGCGACATGGCCCTGATGATGGTCAGCCAGGGCCTGACCCGCGCGCAGGTCGAAGACCCTGCCGTCGACGTCTCCTTCCCCGATTCGGTCATCGACATGATGCGGGGCAGCCTGGGCCAGCCCCCGGGCGGCTGGCCGGACGGCATCCAGAAAAAGGTGCTGAAAGGTGAAAAACCCACGACCGACCGCCCTGGCAAGCACCTCAAGCCCGTCGATCTGGACAAAGTCCGTGCGGAGCTGGCCGAGAAAGTCGGCTTCGCACCCGACGACGAGGATTTGAACGGCTACCTGATGTATCCCAAGGTCTACACGGACTACGCCGCGCGCCACGAGATTTATGGCCCCGTCCGCGCCTTGCCGACCAAGACCTTCTTCTACGGCATGGAACCGGGCGAAGAGATCAGCACGGAAATCGACCCGGGCAAGACGCTGGAAATCCGCATGCAGGCGGTCAGCGACATGAACGAGGACGGCGAGGTGAAGGTCTTCTTTGAACTCAACGGCCAGCCCCGCACGATCCGCGTGCTGAACCGCCTCGCCTCTGCCGACAAAGTGAAGAACCGCAAGGCCGAACCCGGCAACCCCGCCCAGATCGGCGCACCGATGCCCGGCGTCGTGGCGACCGTGGCGGCGCAGGCCGGGGCGAAGGTGAAAGCCGGCGACCTGCTGTTGACGATCGAAGCGATGAAGATGGAAACCGGCATCCACGCCGAACGCGACGCGGTGATCAAGGCAGTGCTGGTCAGCGCCGGCAGCCAGATCGACGCCAAGGACCTGCTGATCGAGTTCGAGTGA
- a CDS encoding alpha-hydroxy acid oxidase gives MSLHSRYPAIADLKSRARTRIPHFVWEYLDSATGDESALRRNRAALDAVLLRPSILHGEFTPDLSTTLMGQSHPLPLGIAPVGMSGLIWPDAERLLAKTAAAEGIPYGLSTVATQTPETLAPHIGDQGWFQIYPPRDPDIRADMLARAKKAGFHTLVLTVDVPVASRRERQTRGGLTNPPKLTPRLAAQAARCPAWLAGIRKTGMPRMRLIDSYSENMGALPSTQHAGYLLRTSPDWDYLRALRDGWDGKLVVKGVLNDIDAARLTDEGIDAIWVSNHAGRQFAAAPASASVLPAIRAATTLPVICDSGVEGGLDILRLLALGADFVMLGRAFHYGLGALGDGGAAHVVDILRQDMIANMGQIGARTLSDVPKTLIS, from the coding sequence ATGAGTTTGCACAGCCGCTACCCCGCCATCGCCGACCTGAAATCCCGCGCCCGCACGCGGATTCCCCATTTTGTCTGGGAATACCTCGACAGCGCGACGGGCGACGAATCGGCCCTGCGCCGCAACCGCGCAGCCCTCGACGCGGTGCTGCTGCGCCCGTCGATCCTGCACGGCGAATTCACGCCGGACCTGTCCACCACCCTGATGGGCCAGTCCCACCCCCTGCCCTTGGGCATCGCCCCCGTCGGCATGTCGGGCCTGATCTGGCCCGACGCCGAACGCCTGCTGGCAAAGACCGCCGCGGCGGAGGGGATCCCCTATGGCCTCTCCACCGTCGCCACCCAGACGCCGGAAACACTCGCCCCCCATATCGGCGATCAGGGCTGGTTCCAGATCTACCCGCCCCGCGACCCCGACATCCGCGCCGACATGCTGGCCCGCGCCAAAAAGGCCGGCTTTCACACGCTGGTCCTGACCGTCGATGTGCCCGTCGCCTCGCGCCGCGAACGCCAGACGCGCGGCGGCCTGACGAACCCGCCCAAACTGACGCCGCGGCTCGCCGCCCAGGCCGCCCGCTGCCCGGCATGGCTCGCGGGGATCCGCAAGACCGGCATGCCGCGGATGCGCCTGATCGACAGCTACAGCGAAAATATGGGCGCCCTCCCCTCGACCCAGCACGCGGGCTACCTGCTACGCACCTCGCCCGACTGGGACTACCTGCGCGCGCTGCGCGACGGCTGGGACGGCAAACTGGTGGTCAAGGGCGTGCTGAACGACATCGACGCCGCCCGACTGACCGACGAAGGCATCGACGCGATCTGGGTCAGCAACCACGCCGGCCGCCAGTTCGCCGCCGCTCCGGCCTCTGCCAGCGTCCTGCCCGCGATCCGCGCGGCGACGACCCTGCCGGTGATCTGCGATTCCGGCGTCGAAGGCGGCCTCGACATCCTGCGCCTTCTCGCGCTCGGCGCGGATTTCGTCATGCTGGGCCGCGCCTTCCACTATGGCCTCGGTGCCCTCGGCGACGGCGGTGCGGCCCATGTCGTCGACATCCTGCGGCAGGACATGATCGCCAACATGGGCCAGATCGGCGCCCGCACCCTCTCGGACGTCCCCAAGACGCTCATTTCCTAG
- a CDS encoding ATP-dependent helicase: protein MSSYSEDDAFEAAAVPLSQRAMPSRGAGPYLEGLNPAQRAAVLALDGPVLMLAGAGTGKTRALTARIAHLLVTGTARSQEILAVTFTNKAAREMKNRVGRLMGETVEGVPWLGTFHAICVKLLRRHAELVGLKSNFTILDTDDQIRLMKQLIVAEGIDEKRWPPRMLAGIIDGWKNKAFTPDKVPLADAGAFDHKGVDLYAAYQRRLLDLNACDFGDLLLHMVTIFQTHADVLAQYQRRFRYILVDEYQDTNVAQYLWLRLLAAAHKNICCVGDDDQSIYGWRGAEVGNILRFEKDFPGATVVKLEQNYRSTEHILAAASGVIAANKGRLGKTLFTEATGGEKVRLIGHWDGEEEARWIGEEIEALQRGTRGLDKVGLDHQAILVRASHQMRAFEDRFLTIGLPYRVIGGPRFYERLEIRDAMAYFRLAVSPDDDLAFERIVNTPKRGLGDKAIQTIQMTARSNGVGLVEGARLVVQAKLLGGKGLRELALLVDGLDRWHGQVRAEADTHQELAEMILDESGYTGMWQNDKTPEAPGRLENLKELVKALDNFENLQGFLEHVALIMDNETEQEGEKVSIMTLHAAKGLEFPAVFLPGWEDGLFPSQRSMDESGLKGLEEERRLAYVGITRAEAICTVSFAANRRVYGQWQSALPSRFIDELPEDHVEVLTPPGLYGGGYGAAGMAAAASPKLREESMSDLHQKAHDANVYNSPGWRRLQARGQARGMAQPAEARNMVIDLDAVSAFTTGDRVFHQKFGYGVIDGIEGDKLDIAFDKAGSKKVVAKFVVSADAASDVPF, encoded by the coding sequence ATGAGCAGTTATTCCGAAGACGACGCCTTCGAGGCGGCAGCGGTCCCCCTGAGCCAGCGGGCGATGCCCAGCCGTGGCGCCGGTCCCTATCTGGAGGGGCTGAACCCCGCGCAGCGCGCCGCGGTGCTGGCGCTGGACGGACCGGTCCTGATGCTGGCGGGGGCGGGCACGGGCAAGACCCGGGCGCTGACCGCGCGGATCGCGCATCTGCTGGTGACGGGGACGGCGCGGAGCCAGGAGATTCTGGCCGTGACCTTTACCAACAAGGCCGCGCGCGAGATGAAGAACCGCGTCGGTCGCCTGATGGGCGAGACCGTCGAGGGGGTGCCGTGGCTGGGCACGTTCCATGCAATCTGCGTCAAGCTGCTGCGGCGGCACGCGGAGCTGGTGGGGCTGAAGTCGAACTTTACCATCCTCGATACCGACGACCAGATCCGCCTGATGAAGCAGCTGATCGTGGCCGAGGGCATCGACGAGAAGCGCTGGCCGCCGCGGATGCTGGCGGGGATCATCGACGGCTGGAAGAACAAGGCCTTCACGCCCGACAAGGTGCCGCTGGCCGATGCGGGGGCTTTCGATCACAAGGGCGTCGACCTTTATGCTGCCTACCAGCGGCGGCTGCTGGACCTGAACGCCTGCGATTTCGGCGATCTGCTGCTGCACATGGTGACGATCTTTCAGACCCATGCGGACGTGCTAGCGCAATACCAGCGGCGGTTCCGGTATATCCTTGTGGACGAGTATCAGGATACGAACGTGGCCCAGTATCTGTGGCTGCGGCTGCTGGCGGCGGCGCACAAGAACATCTGCTGCGTGGGTGACGACGACCAGTCGATCTATGGCTGGCGCGGGGCCGAAGTGGGCAACATCCTGCGGTTCGAGAAGGATTTTCCCGGCGCCACGGTCGTCAAGCTGGAGCAGAACTATCGCTCGACCGAGCATATTCTGGCCGCCGCCTCTGGCGTGATTGCGGCCAACAAGGGGCGGCTGGGCAAGACGTTGTTCACCGAAGCGACGGGCGGCGAAAAGGTGCGCCTGATCGGCCACTGGGACGGCGAGGAAGAGGCGCGCTGGATCGGCGAGGAGATCGAGGCCTTGCAGCGCGGGACACGCGGGCTGGACAAGGTCGGGCTGGATCATCAGGCGATTCTGGTGCGGGCGTCGCACCAGATGCGCGCCTTCGAGGACCGGTTCCTGACGATCGGTCTGCCCTACCGGGTGATCGGGGGGCCGCGATTCTATGAGCGGTTGGAGATCCGGGACGCGATGGCCTATTTCCGGCTGGCCGTGAGTCCCGACGACGATCTGGCGTTCGAGCGGATCGTGAACACGCCCAAGCGCGGCCTTGGCGACAAGGCGATCCAGACGATCCAGATGACGGCGCGGTCGAACGGCGTGGGGCTGGTCGAGGGCGCGCGTCTGGTGGTGCAGGCGAAACTGCTGGGCGGCAAGGGGCTGCGCGAACTGGCGCTGCTGGTGGACGGGCTGGACCGCTGGCACGGACAGGTCCGGGCCGAGGCCGACACGCATCAGGAACTGGCCGAGATGATTCTGGATGAATCGGGCTATACGGGCATGTGGCAGAACGACAAGACGCCCGAGGCACCGGGGCGGCTGGAGAACCTGAAGGAACTGGTGAAGGCGCTGGACAATTTCGAGAACCTGCAGGGGTTTCTGGAGCACGTCGCGCTGATCATGGACAACGAGACGGAGCAGGAGGGCGAGAAGGTCAGCATCATGACCCTGCACGCCGCCAAGGGTCTGGAGTTTCCCGCCGTCTTTCTGCCGGGCTGGGAGGACGGGTTGTTTCCGTCGCAGCGCAGCATGGACGAATCGGGGCTGAAGGGGCTGGAGGAGGAACGCCGCCTTGCCTACGTCGGGATCACGCGGGCCGAGGCGATCTGCACCGTGTCATTCGCCGCGAACCGGCGAGTCTACGGCCAATGGCAGAGCGCGCTGCCGTCGCGCTTCATCGACGAATTGCCCGAGGATCACGTGGAGGTGCTGACGCCACCGGGTCTGTACGGTGGCGGCTACGGCGCGGCGGGGATGGCGGCGGCGGCTTCTCCGAAATTGCGCGAAGAGAGCATGTCGGACCTGCACCAGAAGGCGCATGACGCGAATGTCTATAATTCTCCGGGGTGGCGGCGGTTGCAGGCGCGGGGGCAGGCGCGCGGCATGGCGCAGCCCGCCGAGGCGCGCAACATGGTGATCGATTTGGATGCGGTGAGTGCGTTCACGACGGGCGACCGGGTGTTTCACCAGAAGTTCGGTTATGGCGTGATCGACGGGATCGAGGGCGACAAGCTGGATATCGCATTC